In Papaver somniferum cultivar HN1 unplaced genomic scaffold, ASM357369v1 unplaced-scaffold_117, whole genome shotgun sequence, the DNA window tttcaaaaagataaatttggtttattttttgggcatctcaaaaaaaaaaaaaaaaaaaatagacttgCTTGTTTTGATGGAGAGTTAAATTTTATAAATTTACTCCTTTTTCCGTGTtatggattatttttttttaatcgatgaaaaaataTTTCATTGAACAGAAGAAGGTACAAAAGGTTTTAACCACCCAAAAAAAGGTTACATCTCTATCTCTTAATAAATGTGGAGAacatttctctctcctctttgtcTCTTTAAAATATCAACGAGACCACTTCTATCACGAAGGATACACTTGGAAAAAAGATGAAAAGGTGGCTTCAGTGCAAAACCAAACAAGCGTGTCTTTCTAAAACGGAGAGAGTAGTTCATATAGTAAGTCCGTTAGTTTTCCCAAGTTTGATATTCTTACTGTTTGGTTTAAACTTAATGTCATTTTTCCATGAAGATGTCAATGATGAGATTAGAAGTACAGAACCCTTGCGATTCAACTTCAGTACTATAAGTGCTGCAACAGATATTTTCTCTGAAACCAATAAACTTGGACAAGGTGGACTTGGATCTGTTTATAAGGTACTAAAATTGTATAAAAACCATGTAACTTTATACTTAAAATATGAATCCTTATTTGGTGTTTCTTTTCTGATGTCCCCAGGGTACACTTCCCGACAGGCGAGAAATAGCGGTGAAGAGGCTATCGAAATCTTCTGGTCAAGGTGATCAAGAGTTCAAGAATGAAGTCACATTAGTAGGTAAACTTCAACACAGAAATCTTGTGAAGCTTGTTGGTTTTAGTCTGGCTGGTGAAGAAAAACTACTGATTTATGAATTCATGCCAAATCGAAGCCTTGACCAGTTCTTATTCGGTTTGCATCTTGTTCTGTCTCTGTTTATTCTTATTTTGTTAGCTAGCATAGTTGGATATATAGATACTTATCTTAGATTTAGATGGTGGTCTGTTCTAAAAGTTTATGCTTTGGGTCGGATAACTGTGTAGATTCGATTAAATGCACATATCTGGATTGGGAAAGACGATACAAGATAATCGGAGGGGTAGCAAGAGGACTCGTCTATCTCCATGAGGAATCTCGTCTTAAAATCATCCATCGGGATCTCAAAGCTAGCAATATATTGTTAGATAAGGATTTGAATCCTAGAATTGCAGATTTCGGTATGGCTAGGCTTTTTGTGCTTGACCAGACTCAAGCTAGTACAAACAGAATTGTCGGAACTCAGTGAGTTGAACGTCGTAGTAAGTGCTAGTTCATAACTGTAAATATCAAACAAAATTAGGAGATACTTCTTTGGTTTTCGTTTTGCAGTGGTTACATGGCTCCAGAATATATATTGCATGGAAAATTCTCTGCCAAATCAGACGTTTTTAGTTTTGGTGTCTTAGTCTTGGAGATTTTAAGTGGACAGAGGAACAGCTCTTTTCATGGACCAGAAATTGCTCGGAACCTTCTGAGCTATGTGAGTACGAATAATATGTTTTCTGGCacctattttctctaatatttttttattatacaATGAATAGCTTAAAGAGATGAGAAACCGATGCAGGCATGGAAACTTTGGATAAATGGATCTGCAGCAGAATTATTAGATCCAACTTTGGAGGACACATGTTCAAGAAGTGAGGCGACAAAATGCATCCATGTTGCGTTATTATGTGTTCAAGAAAATGTTGCAGATAGACCCACAATGCCGATGGTTGTCCAAATGCTAAACGGTTCTCTGATCAGTCACGAATCACCATCACCACCTGGATTTTTTGCTGGTAGTACTACGAGACATATAGAGCCTCGGTCGAACTTAAACCTAGGCTATATTAAAGAACAAGGAAATGCAAACGGGCCAATTTCAGTAACATGTAACGTGAATGAAGCTTCAACTACTGAATTATACCCTCGATGACATTCCACTACTTCAATAATTATCATCGTTCATTCAAGAATTCGAGATTCGATTCTGATTAAAAATAGCATTTTGCAGAAAGTTATTGTTTTTAGTTTCTAATGAATCTGTCAGCTATGTTAAACTGCTGACTAGAAAATTGTCGCCTTAATTAGAATATGAATCATGGCCAAAGTCTAGTGGAACTGTGTGAATATCAGTGTTCGTAACAAAAAATATTTCCAGACACAGAACACAAATGATGATGATCTGAACTAGTgttttacacaaaaaaaaaacataaatagaaAATCACGAATTAACGTGGTTCGATAAGCTTTGTCCACATCCATTGACAAATACTCGTAGGGAGAGAGATATTTTTCTGATCATTTTTAGGGTTTGCTGGTGTATTTTCTTCTATGAGGGTGTGTCCTTTTAGGGTTGAGACTCCCCTCTATTTATACATTTGAATACATGGGTTAGATcataatttcgagataaacttcCTCTGCAAGTAACTTGGCTAGGAAGATATCTAGAATGTTCCAGAGATTTCTTTGCAGCTTGGTCAGCAAGTTATCTAAAAACTTCCAGAATCTTCTTTCAGGGTTTTTACACTGGATCGTTGGAAACGGATCAAATCGACATGAAATTGCGGGTTTGACCAACGACCTTCACTTTGACCGGCAAGGTTGACCTTCGCTAGTGATGCGACTATCGATCTTTGACTGGAAGACCACCTTTATTGGAGACTTGGTTAAAGACTAGATGACATCATAACTGGCAACATGGGTGGAGGCTGGCTGGCAGCCGGCTAAGTACTTGCCTGGAAACTAGTTGGCAGCGTGACTGACAACCTGGCTGGAAATTGGTTGGGAGCACGACTTGGCTGCTACTGTTGACCGACAGTTGACTTTGACTAGTGACCATGTTGGTTGACCCGTCGTTAACTTTGACCATCGACTGGTCGTTCACTTTATGTAACACAGGTTGCGTTGGTTGGATGGTTGACATGTTTGGATGACGACTAAATGGTGATCCAGATTATATTCTGGCCCATTATGTTGCAATTTTATCATGTTACGAACAATCCGCCTATATCATTTACGTTCTGGAAGCAACTACACCATGCTAGCAGTACATATTCATCAAACTTTAAATGCTTTCTATTTTGTTTCTCTTCACCCATGGAAGAACACACAAAGCTTCACAGACACTATTCGGTCAACCACCTAGTACTTTTTATGGAATTTTTAGAGATCACATACCTTACGCTGGAAGTGTTTCAACTTCA includes these proteins:
- the LOC113330046 gene encoding putative receptor-like protein kinase At4g00960 isoform X1 → MNENYTCPHVKQTIIWYDECRISYSNENYFGLLHELPRFYFRSHGIATNPAKFSPALGNLLYGIAGEIVSKADSTNFATGDAMLNDFQRVYGLVQCTSDIRSNSCYQCLLAVIAEIPYYEGQGARLITPTCNWRYESYPFFKSKINPSPPSSTKTTAPNNPNRAANRKNSSKLVIISIAVPSAITVLSATALWFFWFWTKKTKLRKFDYVNDEIRSTEPLRFNFSTISAATDIFSETNKLGQGGLGSVYKGTLPDRREIAVKRLSKSSGQGDQEFKNEVTLVGKLQHRNLVKLVGFSLAGEEKLLIYEFMPNRSLDQFLFDSIKCTYLDWERRYKIIGGVARGLVYLHEESRLKIIHRDLKASNILLDKDLNPRIADFGMARLFVLDQTQASTNRIVGTHGYMAPEYILHGKFSAKSDVFSFGVLVLEILSGQRNSSFHGPEIARNLLSYAWKLWINGSAAELLDPTLEDTCSRSEATKCIHVALLCVQENVADRPTMPMVVQMLNGSLISHESPSPPGFFAGSTTRHIEPRSNLNLGYIKEQGNANGPISVTCNVNEASTTELYPR
- the LOC113330046 gene encoding cysteine-rich receptor-like protein kinase 10 isoform X2; the encoded protein is MNENYTCPHVKQTIIWYDECRISYSNENYFGLLHELPRFYFRSHGIATNPAKFSPALGNLLYGIAGEIVSKADSTNFATGDAMLNDFQRVYGLVQCTSDIRSNSCYQCLLAVIAEIPYYEGQGARLITPTCNWRYESYPFFKSKINPSPPSSTKTTAPNNPNRAANRKNSSKLVIISIAVPSAITVLSATALWFFWFWTKKTKLRKFDYVNDEIRSTEPLRFNFSTISAATDIFSETNKLGQGGLGSVYKGTLPDRREIAVKRLSKSSGQGDQEFKNEVTLVDSIKCTYLDWERRYKIIGGVARGLVYLHEESRLKIIHRDLKASNILLDKDLNPRIADFGMARLFVLDQTQASTNRIVGTHGYMAPEYILHGKFSAKSDVFSFGVLVLEILSGQRNSSFHGPEIARNLLSYAWKLWINGSAAELLDPTLEDTCSRSEATKCIHVALLCVQENVADRPTMPMVVQMLNGSLISHESPSPPGFFAGSTTRHIEPRSNLNLGYIKEQGNANGPISVTCNVNEASTTELYPR